The Toxorhynchites rutilus septentrionalis strain SRP chromosome 3, ASM2978413v1, whole genome shotgun sequence genome includes a region encoding these proteins:
- the LOC129772923 gene encoding uncharacterized protein LOC129772923: MAQNENDSQVQRNCALCVESDDYDDMVACDSCQLWHHYSCAKVSPNVKDRKWNCPTCEPSCKDGSKDVLKNDGGNKTNPKRLVSDVCPSKSNAKGAKPNIPAKQPDALEVPKKTMAKSTAGSKISKRSKKMVDDSVTSSTRARLELELKALEEQQRIQEEDLAEKKKLKDLHQKLEEELREKELAIEVRRIAQAKVALEQKMADESEFRRQQMAIRKHSAEEKVKLIRQASQYGSSHGSRASGGISVTWN, encoded by the coding sequence ATGGCGCAAAACGAGAATGATTCGCAGGTGCAACGCAATTGTGCTTTATGTGTCGAATCGGATGATTACGACGACATGGTGGCATGTGATTCTTGCCAGTTGTGGCACCATTACTCCTGTGCGAAGGTCAGTCCCAATGTCAAGGATCGTAAATGGAACTGTCCCACCTGCGAACCCTCATGCAAGGATGGTAGTAAAGATGTCCTGAAGAATGACGGTGGTAACAAAACCAACCCAAAACGCCTCGTATCCGACGTGTGCCCTTCTAAATCGAACGCGAAGGGTGCCAAGCCGAATATTCCTGCAAAGCAGCCGGATGCGCTGGAGGTTCCTAAGAAGACGATGGCAAAGTCTACGGCTGGTAGCAAAATTTCCAAAAGATCGAAGAAAATGGTTGACGATAGTGTTACATCCAGTACACGAGCTCGTTTGGAACTCGAGCTGAAAGCGTTGGAGGAACAGCAACggattcaagaagaagatttaGCGGAAAAGAAGAAGTTAAAGGATCTCCATCAAAAACTTGAGGAGGAGCTACGGGAGAAGGAGTTGGCGATCGAAGTGAGACGAATCGCCCAAGCGAAAGTGGCACTGGAGCAGAAGATGGCAGACGAGAGCGAATTCCGAAGACAACAAATGGCGATTAGGAAACATTCAGCTGAGGAGAAGGTGAAGCTCATTCGGCAGGCATCTCAGTACGGCAGCAGCCATGGTAGCAGGGCGAGTGGCGGCATTAGTGTCACTTGGAATTGA